In a genomic window of Brucella anthropi ATCC 49188:
- the motA gene encoding flagellar motor stator protein MotA: MGIIVGLVITLGCMLGGFIAMGGHVSVLIQPWEFVIILGAALGTFFIANPFSLVKDTGRACMEAFSNAVPKQRDYLDVLGVLYSLMRELRAKSRNEVEVHIDNPKESSIFQAYPSVLKKEDLTHFICDYCRLIIVGNVRSHEIEALMDEEIHTIARDKLKPYHAMVSISEALPALGIVAAVLGVIKAMGALDQSPEVLGHLIGAALVGTFAGIFFSYGVVGPIAAKIKSTREKNNRLYIVVKQTLLAYMNGSLPQIAVEYGRKTISAYDRPTIDVVEQETMASAPTQQAA; the protein is encoded by the coding sequence TTGGGCATTATCGTCGGTCTTGTCATCACACTGGGTTGTATGCTGGGCGGCTTTATCGCCATGGGCGGACATGTCAGCGTGCTCATTCAGCCCTGGGAATTCGTCATCATTCTGGGTGCGGCACTCGGGACCTTCTTCATCGCCAACCCTTTCTCGCTCGTGAAAGACACGGGCCGCGCCTGCATGGAAGCATTCAGCAATGCGGTTCCAAAGCAGCGCGACTATCTCGACGTTCTGGGCGTGCTCTACAGCCTGATGCGCGAGCTGCGCGCCAAGTCGCGCAACGAAGTGGAAGTGCATATCGACAACCCGAAGGAATCGTCGATTTTTCAGGCCTATCCGAGCGTATTGAAGAAAGAAGACCTCACCCATTTCATCTGCGACTATTGCCGCCTCATCATCGTGGGCAATGTGCGCTCGCATGAAATCGAGGCGCTGATGGACGAGGAAATCCACACCATCGCCCGCGACAAGCTCAAGCCCTACCACGCCATGGTCAGCATTTCCGAAGCCCTTCCGGCACTCGGCATCGTTGCCGCTGTTCTCGGCGTCATCAAAGCCATGGGCGCGCTGGACCAGTCGCCGGAAGTGCTGGGCCATCTGATCGGTGCCGCCCTTGTCGGCACCTTTGCCGGCATCTTCTTCTCTTACGGCGTGGTCGGCCCGATCGCAGCCAAGATCAAATCGACCCGCGAAAAGAACAATCGCCTCTACATCGTCGTGAAGCAGACGCTTCTCGCCTATATGAACGGCTCCCTGCCGCAGATCGCCGTGGAATATGGCCGCAAGACCATCTCCGCCTATGATCGCCCGACCATCGATGTGGTCGAGCAGGAAACCATGGCGAGCGCGCCGACCCAGCAGGCAGCGTAA
- the flgC gene encoding flagellar basal body rod protein FlgC has translation MSSDALQSTLKIAASGLSAQSTRLRIVSENIANAQSTAETADADPYRRKTVSFRTELEQGTGAAEVRIAEVGKDTSPFIEQYEPSHPAADERGYVRYPNVNMVVEMADMREANRSYEANLQVVKQARELISMTIDLLRST, from the coding sequence ATGTCTTCCGATGCCTTGCAAAGCACATTGAAGATCGCAGCGTCGGGCCTTTCAGCCCAATCGACGCGTCTGCGCATCGTTTCCGAAAACATCGCCAATGCGCAGTCCACCGCCGAGACTGCCGACGCCGATCCCTATCGCCGCAAGACGGTGTCCTTCCGTACCGAGCTGGAACAGGGCACAGGAGCCGCCGAAGTTCGCATTGCCGAAGTCGGCAAGGACACATCGCCCTTTATCGAGCAATACGAGCCGAGCCATCCCGCAGCGGATGAGCGCGGCTATGTCCGTTACCCCAATGTCAACATGGTCGTCGAAATGGCGGACATGCGCGAAGCCAATCGTTCCTATGAAGCCAATTTGCAGGTCGTGAAACAAGCCCGTGAGCTGATTTCCATGACCATCGATCTCTTGAGGAGCACATAA
- the fliI gene encoding flagellar protein export ATPase FliI translates to MTPDLPLSRLAAFARQQSVAPKPLTGIGGTVSDVSRSAIAVRGLSRDAHLGDAVAIHAQGGQSLAEIIRVADTQVLVKPFDDRIIPSLGAAVFEEGPMRIRPALEWRGRVINALGEAVDGKGALQPGTRPMASESLAPAALRRGRVDRGLRTGVNVIDIFTPLCFGQRIGIFAGSGVGKSTLLAMMTRAADFDTVVLALTGERGREVREMLEETMAGHLDKTITVVATGDESPMMRRLAPNTATAIAEYFRDLGQNVLLIVDSVTRFAHAAREVAIAAEEPPVSRGYPPSVFSQLPRLLERAGPGITEAGGSITGIYSVLVDGDDHNDPVSDTIRGTLDGHIVLDRAIAAQGRFPAVDIPGSVSRLAKHNWTPEQRKLVSQLRGMVARFEETRDLRAIGAYQKGHDGLLDQAVDLVPRIYDALQQSPETGLSDDPYNDLAAALRGDRQAQHA, encoded by the coding sequence ATGACGCCTGATCTGCCGCTCTCCCGTCTGGCCGCTTTTGCCCGTCAGCAATCGGTGGCGCCAAAGCCGCTCACCGGTATCGGCGGAACGGTGAGCGACGTGTCACGCTCGGCGATTGCCGTGCGCGGGCTTTCGCGTGATGCGCATTTGGGCGATGCGGTGGCGATCCACGCGCAAGGCGGCCAGAGCCTTGCCGAAATCATTCGGGTGGCTGACACGCAGGTGCTGGTCAAACCCTTCGATGACCGCATCATTCCGTCGCTTGGCGCTGCGGTTTTCGAGGAAGGGCCGATGCGCATCCGCCCGGCACTCGAATGGCGCGGACGTGTCATCAATGCGCTGGGCGAGGCGGTTGACGGGAAGGGCGCGTTGCAGCCCGGTACCCGGCCAATGGCATCCGAGAGCCTTGCACCGGCTGCCTTGCGCCGCGGGCGGGTGGATCGCGGCTTGCGTACAGGCGTCAATGTCATCGACATTTTCACGCCGCTTTGCTTCGGCCAGCGTATCGGCATCTTTGCAGGATCGGGTGTCGGCAAATCGACGCTGCTTGCGATGATGACGCGTGCGGCGGATTTCGACACGGTGGTACTGGCTTTGACCGGCGAGCGTGGACGCGAAGTGCGCGAGATGCTGGAAGAGACCATGGCAGGTCACCTGGACAAAACGATAACCGTGGTTGCAACGGGCGATGAAAGCCCGATGATGCGCCGCCTCGCGCCCAATACGGCGACGGCCATCGCCGAATATTTTCGCGATCTTGGTCAGAATGTCCTGCTGATCGTCGACTCCGTCACGCGCTTTGCCCATGCAGCGCGTGAAGTGGCGATTGCCGCTGAGGAACCGCCGGTTTCGCGTGGCTATCCGCCAAGCGTCTTCAGCCAATTGCCACGTCTTCTGGAGCGCGCGGGGCCGGGTATCACGGAAGCGGGAGGCAGCATCACCGGCATCTATTCGGTACTGGTCGACGGCGACGATCACAATGATCCGGTTTCCGACACGATCCGCGGCACGCTGGACGGCCACATCGTGCTTGACCGCGCGATTGCAGCGCAGGGACGCTTTCCGGCGGTCGATATTCCGGGCTCGGTTTCGCGCCTTGCGAAACACAATTGGACGCCGGAACAACGCAAGCTGGTCAGCCAATTGCGGGGCATGGTTGCCCGTTTTGAGGAAACGCGCGACCTGCGGGCCATCGGGGCGTACCAGAAAGGCCATGACGGCCTTCTGGACCAGGCGGTCGATCTTGTGCCGCGCATTTACGACGCCTTGCAGCAATCGCCGGAAACCGGCCTATCGGACGATCCCTATAACGACCTTGCCGCAGCACTGCGCGGCGACAGACAGGCGCAACACGCATGA
- a CDS encoding flagellar hook-basal body complex protein FliE: MYDSIMSISARNALSRLSETVAEKGVGSTSAPQAVPAAPGASFGEVLSQMTDSVGQKLQTAEATSIQGIKGDAPVRDVVSSVMEAEQSLQTAIAIRDKIVQAYLEISRMPI, translated from the coding sequence ATGTACGACTCGATCATGAGCATTTCGGCGCGCAATGCCCTGTCGCGCCTCTCGGAAACCGTAGCCGAAAAGGGCGTGGGTTCCACTTCCGCGCCGCAGGCTGTTCCGGCAGCTCCGGGTGCCTCGTTCGGCGAAGTTCTGTCTCAGATGACGGATTCCGTCGGCCAGAAGCTGCAGACGGCTGAAGCGACGTCCATTCAGGGCATCAAGGGCGATGCGCCGGTGCGCGATGTGGTCAGCTCAGTCATGGAAGCCGAACAGTCGCTTCAGACGGCCATCGCGATCCGCGACAAGATCGTGCAGGCCTATCTCGAAATCAGCCGTATGCCCATCTGA
- the fliN gene encoding flagellar motor switch protein FliN, giving the protein MSADNKDKNMQQELDEAIEELREEKPRGTQKGASKPNLELIMGIPVDVQVVLGGTTMPVANLMKLGRGAVITLDKQIGDPVDIVVNGRVIARGEVIVLEDDSSRFGVSLTEIIGK; this is encoded by the coding sequence ATGAGCGCTGACAACAAGGACAAGAACATGCAGCAGGAACTGGACGAAGCCATTGAGGAACTGCGCGAGGAAAAGCCGCGCGGCACGCAGAAGGGCGCATCCAAACCCAATCTCGAACTCATCATGGGCATCCCTGTCGATGTTCAGGTTGTTCTTGGCGGCACGACCATGCCAGTTGCCAATCTGATGAAGCTTGGTCGCGGTGCGGTCATCACCCTCGACAAGCAGATCGGCGATCCGGTCGATATCGTGGTCAATGGCCGCGTCATCGCCCGTGGCGAAGTGATCGTCCTTGAAGACGATTCCTCGCGCTTCGGTGTCAGCCTCACCGAAATCATCGGCAAGTAA
- the flgF gene encoding flagellar basal-body rod protein FlgF, translating into MQNNSIYVGLSSLITLERRMDAIAHNVANVSTVGFRGEGTKFDTIVSNKASDDVSFATAGKSFIRTEAGPMIKTDNPLDVAVKGDVWMSVSTPQGQIYTRDGRMNMLPTGDLVSITGHPVLDVGGAPIVLNPGGGAPKISSDGAIYQNGAQIGAIGLYTIPADADLTYAGTSGVIPNKPAQPVADDNSVGVVQGMIEGSNVDAMTEMTRLISVSRAFEQVNNLLSQQESTVSEAIKTLGSRNG; encoded by the coding sequence ATGCAGAATAATTCGATTTATGTCGGGCTTTCGTCGCTCATCACGCTGGAACGGCGGATGGATGCCATTGCTCATAATGTCGCCAATGTCTCAACGGTCGGTTTCCGGGGCGAGGGCACCAAGTTCGATACCATCGTTTCGAACAAGGCCAGCGACGATGTGAGTTTCGCTACGGCGGGCAAGAGCTTCATCCGTACCGAAGCAGGCCCTATGATCAAGACCGACAATCCGCTGGATGTTGCGGTCAAGGGCGATGTCTGGATGTCGGTCTCGACACCGCAGGGGCAGATTTATACGCGTGACGGGCGCATGAACATGCTGCCGACGGGCGATCTCGTTTCCATCACCGGCCATCCGGTTCTCGATGTCGGCGGTGCCCCCATCGTACTCAATCCCGGCGGCGGCGCACCGAAGATTTCAAGCGACGGCGCAATCTACCAGAACGGAGCACAGATCGGTGCCATCGGTCTTTACACTATCCCGGCCGATGCCGACCTGACCTATGCAGGCACATCCGGCGTGATCCCGAACAAGCCTGCCCAGCCGGTGGCCGACGACAACAGCGTGGGCGTCGTGCAGGGCATGATCGAGGGATCGAATGTTGATGCCATGACGGAGATGACCCGCCTCATCAGCGTGAGCCGCGCCTTCGAGCAGGTCAACAATCTCTTGTCGCAGCAGGAAAGCACCGTCTCTGAAGCCATCAAGACCCTGGGCTCCAGAAACGGATGA
- the flgB gene encoding flagellar basal body rod protein FlgB codes for MSSIHLFDLAARQAQWLSVRQATVAGNVANANTPDFRARDVQPFADVLDKTQLTMAATSPLHLESGADGITGARLRPDDITEQTHSGNTVDVEQEMMKAGEIAREYSLNTSIVKAFHRMMLSVAKG; via the coding sequence ATGAGCTCCATTCATCTTTTCGATCTGGCTGCAAGGCAGGCGCAGTGGTTGTCGGTGAGACAAGCCACTGTTGCGGGCAATGTCGCTAATGCGAACACGCCGGATTTCCGGGCGCGGGACGTGCAGCCTTTCGCGGATGTACTGGACAAGACGCAGCTTACCATGGCTGCCACCAGCCCCCTGCATCTGGAATCCGGGGCCGACGGGATTACCGGTGCGCGCCTGCGGCCGGACGACATCACCGAGCAGACCCATTCCGGCAATACGGTCGATGTCGAACAGGAAATGATGAAGGCCGGTGAGATCGCCCGCGAATATTCGCTCAACACAAGCATCGTCAAAGCGTTCCATCGCATGATGCTTTCGGTCGCGAAGGGGTAG
- a CDS encoding BAB2_0123 family type IV secretion system effector — translation MSLLLANVLSTLMALASLAALIVVGRKANETIKLGKLLALRVAAASNGLERAVKAIQSERTDLTDENNKLEARLAETQRVRREMEEAIEELNRLRKALTRDIRHARNVADSSPRTEDKIATATEQSLPKEKNALPVFVHRAVRKATVELAGQA, via the coding sequence ATGAGCTTGTTGCTGGCTAACGTGCTTTCCACATTGATGGCTCTTGCCTCGCTTGCTGCGCTCATCGTGGTTGGCCGCAAAGCCAACGAGACGATCAAGCTTGGCAAGCTGCTGGCGCTGCGCGTTGCAGCCGCCTCCAACGGTTTGGAGCGCGCCGTCAAGGCGATCCAGAGCGAACGCACCGACCTGACGGACGAAAACAACAAGCTCGAAGCCCGTCTTGCCGAAACGCAGCGCGTGCGCCGCGAAATGGAAGAAGCCATCGAAGAACTGAACAGGCTGCGCAAGGCCCTGACCCGCGACATCCGCCATGCGCGCAACGTCGCTGACAGCTCGCCGCGCACCGAAGACAAGATCGCCACTGCCACCGAACAATCGCTCCCGAAGGAAAAGAACGCGCTGCCGGTTTTCGTGCATCGCGCGGTTCGTAAAGCTACCGTCGAACTTGCGGGGCAGGCATGA
- a CDS encoding flagellar motor switch protein FliG produces the protein MADNEQQALAEDLEGGATGLVDTLTGPQKAAAILVAIGRPAASRLLKHFNAEDLRKLAGHARTLEPISPLDFEQLVKQFEDSFAEGAPVSEAAQRFEGLLREALPQEEVDAVLEDRVQPQLVQESVWVQLGRLPVDNLQAYLTDQHPQIIAYIVSKLPSDLAARLFVVLPPQLRNAVVQRSLHIGNVAPAAAELLEDVLRRDLLGRSDSGPVKAHHGQIANIFNQLDRSEMEELMASLEDLNRDDLNRIKAKLFTFEDIERLSQRARLLLFDEVQTEQIATALRGADTRLQELVLSSLSTRGRRMVETELGAEQGNITAQNIADARRTIARIAIDLSERGIITLDASEASS, from the coding sequence ATGGCCGACAATGAACAGCAAGCCCTCGCGGAAGACCTTGAAGGCGGCGCTACCGGCCTCGTCGATACGCTGACCGGCCCGCAAAAGGCGGCAGCGATCCTCGTTGCCATCGGACGCCCCGCTGCCTCACGTCTTCTGAAGCATTTCAATGCCGAGGACCTGCGCAAGCTTGCCGGTCATGCCCGTACGCTGGAACCGATTTCTCCGCTCGACTTCGAACAGCTGGTCAAGCAGTTCGAGGATTCCTTTGCCGAAGGCGCGCCAGTTTCAGAAGCCGCCCAACGGTTCGAAGGTCTCTTGCGGGAAGCTCTGCCGCAGGAAGAAGTCGATGCAGTTCTGGAAGACCGCGTTCAGCCGCAGCTCGTTCAGGAATCGGTTTGGGTGCAGCTTGGGCGCCTGCCGGTTGATAACCTGCAGGCCTATCTGACCGACCAGCATCCGCAGATCATCGCCTATATCGTGTCGAAGCTGCCATCCGACCTCGCAGCCCGGCTGTTCGTCGTCTTGCCGCCTCAGCTGCGCAATGCCGTCGTGCAGCGCTCGCTTCATATTGGCAATGTGGCACCGGCGGCTGCGGAACTTCTCGAAGACGTGCTGCGGCGCGATCTTCTCGGTCGCAGCGATTCCGGTCCGGTCAAGGCGCATCACGGCCAGATCGCCAACATCTTCAACCAGCTCGACAGAAGCGAGATGGAAGAACTGATGGCGAGCCTGGAAGATCTCAACCGCGACGATCTCAACCGCATCAAGGCCAAGCTCTTCACCTTCGAAGACATCGAGCGCCTGTCGCAGCGCGCGCGCCTGCTGCTCTTCGATGAAGTGCAGACGGAACAGATCGCAACCGCACTTCGTGGAGCAGACACAAGGCTTCAGGAGCTCGTTCTCTCGTCGCTCTCGACCCGTGGTCGCCGCATGGTGGAAACCGAGCTTGGCGCCGAGCAGGGCAACATAACCGCGCAGAACATTGCCGATGCGCGCCGCACGATAGCCCGTATCGCCATCGATCTTTCCGAGCGCGGTATCATCACCCTCGACGCAAGCGAAGCTTCGTCCTGA
- a CDS encoding FliM/FliN family flagellar motor switch protein yields MTTPDTATLGQNRKSDVLAENLLRAAGLSGDDLKSLAHVFKDASTHFCDRLKHGCAAAFDVEAGQVESTDDAAFADILDKAAIIAPLKAERWGSTLYLTADATLVFSVIEAMYGAQGHVGSVDEDRPFGMLEQKISALLAGHLASSLDQVFAANGQALFTAGECTDTAEFDRENFERSRLFACRIDVTAAGKTGQVHLLLPRSTHKPMQDAVAAFLRRPMNQTDPSWAKKMRQEVSRARIELEAFIQQGSMTLDALSMLEIGQVLKLPVDAMKQVRLRAGDQQLFKCTLGKSGIHFTVKVGDPVNQEEDFIDELVAG; encoded by the coding sequence ATGACTACCCCCGACACAGCCACATTGGGGCAAAACCGCAAAAGCGATGTTCTGGCCGAGAACCTGCTGCGTGCAGCGGGTCTTTCAGGCGACGACCTGAAGTCGCTTGCCCATGTGTTCAAGGATGCCTCGACCCATTTCTGTGACCGGCTGAAACATGGCTGCGCTGCCGCATTCGACGTTGAAGCAGGCCAGGTGGAAAGCACTGACGATGCTGCCTTTGCCGATATTCTCGACAAGGCTGCGATCATCGCACCTTTGAAGGCCGAGCGTTGGGGCAGCACACTTTATCTCACCGCCGATGCGACGCTCGTTTTCTCCGTGATCGAAGCCATGTATGGCGCACAGGGCCATGTCGGCTCTGTCGATGAGGACCGGCCTTTCGGCATGCTGGAACAGAAGATTTCCGCTCTTCTTGCCGGTCATCTCGCCAGTTCTCTCGATCAGGTTTTTGCCGCAAACGGACAGGCGCTTTTTACCGCCGGTGAATGCACCGACACAGCCGAATTCGACCGTGAGAATTTCGAGCGCTCGCGCCTTTTCGCCTGCCGCATCGATGTTACTGCCGCAGGCAAAACCGGGCAGGTTCATCTGCTGCTGCCGCGCAGCACGCACAAGCCGATGCAGGATGCCGTGGCAGCCTTTTTGCGCCGTCCGATGAACCAGACCGATCCGAGCTGGGCGAAGAAGATGCGGCAGGAAGTCAGCCGTGCCCGCATCGAACTCGAAGCTTTCATCCAGCAGGGGTCGATGACGCTGGACGCCTTGTCGATGCTCGAAATCGGTCAGGTTCTCAAACTGCCTGTCGATGCCATGAAGCAAGTGCGCCTGCGCGCCGGCGATCAGCAGCTTTTCAAGTGCACGCTCGGCAAATCGGGCATTCATTTCACAGTCAAGGTCGGCGACCCGGTCAATCAGGAAGAGGATTTCATCGATGAGCTTGTTGCTGGCTAA
- a CDS encoding DUF1217 domain-containing protein encodes MVDTMTSYRLIASDMARSLQRVSKEPMVERETAYYKENIGKVKSIDDFMADSRLYNYAMKAFGLEDMAFAKAFVRKILTEGITSDDAMANKLTDKRYKEFATVFDFAGKGAEATESTAAQQGVVDKYLRQTLETEAGSQNEGVRLALYFARKAPTITNAYEILGDKALVSMIQTTFGWPSSISNADVDKQAKMIEDKIDFTKMSDPDYVSKLISRFTAMYEMNNPTASSPASIASLLLGGTSSVGISMDILSTLQNFKPGGR; translated from the coding sequence ATGGTCGATACGATGACGAGCTATCGCCTGATCGCGTCGGATATGGCGCGGTCGTTGCAGCGTGTTTCGAAGGAACCGATGGTGGAGCGGGAAACCGCCTACTACAAGGAGAATATCGGCAAGGTGAAATCCATCGATGATTTCATGGCCGATAGCCGCCTTTATAATTACGCGATGAAGGCGTTCGGTCTGGAAGACATGGCCTTCGCCAAGGCGTTTGTCCGCAAGATTTTGACCGAAGGCATCACGAGCGATGATGCCATGGCGAACAAGCTGACCGACAAACGCTACAAGGAATTTGCAACCGTCTTCGACTTTGCAGGCAAGGGCGCAGAGGCGACTGAGAGCACTGCGGCCCAACAAGGTGTCGTGGACAAATATCTTCGTCAGACGCTGGAAACGGAAGCCGGAAGCCAGAACGAAGGCGTGCGGCTGGCACTCTATTTCGCACGCAAGGCGCCGACGATCACCAATGCCTACGAAATCCTTGGCGACAAGGCGCTGGTGTCGATGATCCAGACGACCTTCGGCTGGCCATCCAGCATATCCAACGCCGATGTCGACAAGCAGGCGAAGATGATCGAGGACAAGATCGACTTCACCAAGATGTCCGATCCCGATTACGTATCGAAGCTCATTTCGCGCTTTACCGCCATGTATGAGATGAACAATCCAACGGCGAGCAGCCCGGCGTCGATTGCGTCCCTGCTTCTGGGCGGAACCTCGTCCGTCGGCATTTCGATGGATATTCTCAGCACCTTGCAGAACTTCAAGCCGGGCGGGCGTTAG